A region of the Ovis canadensis isolate MfBH-ARS-UI-01 breed Bighorn chromosome 10, ARS-UI_OviCan_v2, whole genome shotgun sequence genome:
TAGCTTCCTTTTGCTCCTCTAGTAAGAAATTCGAGAGCACACGAACGCCAGCTTCCTTTTCTACCTGTTTTCTGAGAAACCGAATCGCGCCATGGGCGTGGGGACCTCACCTGCCCGTGTCCCGGGCAGGGCCCTCCCCCTTCTGCCTTTGGAGGGAGGAGCTCTCGCTGGGGCCGCCCACTGGTGGTCCAGGACCGCCTGGGATGCAGGCAGACCGCTCATGGTTCTCTTTCCGAAGAGCAGCTGAAGGCAAAGCTAACTTCTCATAGGAAagtcttccctttcttttctgaaCTTTTACTGCAGAACACAGAGAGAAGTGGCCTGTCAGAACGGGAAGGATGCCCACCCACAGAAAGACACTGCGGGTGTCCAGGGTGAAAAAGAGAGAACTCGGCTTGCAGCACTGCCTtcaattcttttgtttttctgtgtgctTAGGTATTATGAAtgtgtggtaagttgcttcagtcgtgtccgactctttgagaccctatagacagtagcctgctaggctcctctgtccatgtccttctccaggggatcctcccaacccaggcgagttcttgaccactagcaccacctgggaatacaCACCCATATAATCTGGGTGAGTTCCAATTACTTTCAGTCAGAAAGTAATCCCCAAACTAATCCTCTTTTGAAAAactgaacaaaggtccatctagtcaaggctatggtttttccagtggtcatgtatggatgtgagagttggactgtgaagaaagctgagtgccaaagaattgatgcttttgaactgtggtgttggagaagactcttgagagtcccttggactgcaaggagatccaaccagtccatcctaagggagatcagccctgggtgttcattggaaggactgatgctgaagctgaaactccaatacttttgccacctcatgcgaagagttgactcattagaaaagactctgatgctgggaggggttgggggcaggaggagaaggggacgacagaggatgagatgactggatggcatcaccgacttgatgcacgtgggtctgggtggactccgggagttggtgatggacagggaggcctggcatgctgcagtccatagggtcgcaaagagtcagacatgactgagtgactgaactgaactgaaaaactgaaCTGTTACCTGGTGTGTTTTGTCCTGATTGACTGGAAACAAGCACTGTCAGGAAGCTTGTGTTCCACAAAAGATTCTGCACACCCACTGACAGATGACGACTCCCACCAGCGAAATGGGACCAAGGGAATCACTGaaacactttttcatttttttaaacagaaaaatatttttaaaagtcatttttaaaggtCTTGGAGCTTGCAGgtgcaaagggggaaaaaaaaaacaatcccaATAGATAAAAATGAATAAGGCTGATGACATGACACTTAGTGAGACACGGAGGAAGCATGCAGTCCTGGCAGGTAACTCGGAGACACCTGGTCAAGGTGAGCACAGGCCTTTTCTCCAGCAGGTGGGTGCCCGCGAAGCCCTTGCAAAGACGTCCATTGCGGCAATAATGAACATATTACAATTGAATAAGTGAAACATTCTgttcataaaatgaatgaatagattcCACATAATGAATGAATGGGATGAATGGAAATGGAAGCATCTTCAGGGCAGCTTGCTCCACATTCCCGGGGGGCCTTGTCAGGATTCTCAGGGACAGTTATCACCCACCCAGAGAGGACACTGACTCACAGGCCACACCATGTCCAACAAGGGAGACTTGAAGGCCAAGCCCCTCTGGGTGGAGCCGCATCCACCCAGGTTGGGTCATATGTTCGACTGGCTCGAGTGGGCCTAATGGGGACGAGCAGATAAGCTGCTCTAGGAAGAGAGCAGTTAATGAGGGTTCCGGGGACACCAAGAGCCAGAGAAGGTCGCTTCTTTCCCAACCAGTGTGCTGGGGACTTGCAGCTCCAGAAGTGGGGACCGCAGAGGTGGGAGAGTCCTGGAGCCTGGCCCGCCCCTGAATGGCTGACTCCCAGCCTCCCAGGACCCCAGAGTCCCTGGAGGAAGACCTCAGATTTCTCTTGGAAACTGCACCCACCCACGTATAAAAGCTACCCACCCTCCCaaccccccccctcccacccccccccccccctgcgAAGCTGATCTAAACAGTTCTCCAGAATGCAAGAACATTCTTTTTATCACATCACCAAGACGATAATGGAGCAGAGTGCCTTCCAGCGGACCTCTGCGCCTCCTTTGAGGacacttcattttatttcctacttAAAGACTGTTCGTAAATCACTCTCCAGGGGTGCCCGGTTCACTGCTGAAGCACTTAGCTTATCTGACCTTCACATGGATTATCTTGATCACATTTAGCAGGAGTTTATTCCTGTTCTTTCCCGCTTCCCTACAAAGCCACGTGGCCCCAAGTGGACCCAGTCCTCTCCTAATGCCTGAGGGGCAGCTCTTCAAACACTTTCCTGTCTTAAAAGCTCCCCAGAGAGTGCTGGTCCGAACTGCCAGTTCCCTCCCCATCAGTAGATCTTCAggccgcccccgccccacccggGTCTGTGCATGAGTGTTCTGAGATGCCATTAAAATTCTTacaaaaactgaaagtgaaatgaGGAAGACCGATTGAGCAATCGGATAGAAGGGTGAATGCCAGGAAGACCTAGCCTACAGTTGGGGCAAGAGATGCAGCCGCGACAGAGAGGAGAAAATTCAGGAGAACTCGCCCCAGGGCGAGCGCCGCCGGGCTGGGCCGTGTAGTCAAAGTGGGACATCTACAAACCCAGATAACAGGAAATGATCCATTCTCTGTGGTCACTCAGGCTAGGGGCCCCAACCTGCAAAGTTCAAGGAGGGAAATGGATGACTCCACCGGGGAGCAGTCCCGCCTTTCTTGCCCTCAGACCAGAGAAGAAATGAAACTGAAGGAGGGAGGCTCCGTCCTGCCCCAGGAGGAAAGCCCCTCCGGCCGGTGCTCCAAAGATGGAAAGCTGCTGGCCGTGACCCTGCTGCTCGCCGCCTCGTCCAGCTGCCTCACGGTGCTGGCTTTCTGCTGGGTGGCGTCCCTGCAAGCGGAGCTGGGCAGCCTCCGGGCGGAGCTGCGGGGGCGGCCGGGCGCCCCCCAGGCCGGAGCCGCGGCCCCGCGGGAGGCTCCCGGCGTCACCCCCGCCCTGAAAGTGAGTGTGCCCCAGTAGCCgcagcccgccgccgccgcccccgccccagaCCCCGACGCCCCGGCAGTAACGTGGTGGGGCTTTTCTCTTAGCAGCGGATCTTTGCACCCCCAGCTCCGGGAGAAAGCAATTCCAGCCAGAGCGGCAGGAGTAAGCGTGCCCTGCAGGAGGCCGAAGAAACAGGTACGTGTGCGGGGAACAGAAGCGCCCAGGGGTCCGGGCTCCAGGGCTCAGGTGAGGAGGAGAGCATCCTGCCTGGGAGAGGGACGCCGAACAGAAGCCGGAGGCTGGAAAAGGCATCCCAAGCCCGTGTGCCCCCCAGGGCGGAGCCAAGCCCTGGCCAGTGTCCTGGGCTGACCGCGTGTGGCAGCACCTTTTGGGGGCATCCGTCCGTGCCGCGGCGCTTAGAGCACagaagaggggagaggggctcACCTCTCCGCTCAAAGAGAGAGCTCGCGCCCACGTCGGGAGCACCGTCTGGCAGTccccgggcgggggcgggggggaagcgCCAGGAGCTAGTCTGGAATGAGGTTTGGTCCAGACGAGGGGCAGACCGCATCTCCGAGGGGCGTAGCTGCTGCGAAACCACGTGGAGACCAGGCAGGTGCATGTTGGTGCTCTATGCGATTTCTTCCCTTTTCAAAAAGAAGCCTATTTTACACACTGGGGCACAGAGATTTTAAAGCTTGTCCTTATTATAATGCTCTTCCAGGAGCTCCGCAGGTTTATAATCTGTAATAGTTCTTCAGTGATTTCTACCTGCTCCAGAGACATCTCAGATTTGGGAGGGGGGACACCCCAAACTTTCAGCCTCAGTTCCTTCATGTCAAGGATGGAAAAGAGAATTTGCATTGCATTACTAATATTGCAATTTAATAAACCCTTGGTGCTGTTTCCCGTTTATATTACAGGAGCATTTTTTGAACCCCTAGAATGTGCCAGGCAGGCTTGTATGGGGGAGAGGTGTTGTCGTGTCTGTTTCCTTTAACCTTAGTGCTGACTATGAGGCAAACTGATGAGGTGTAATTATTTACCTGTATTTGCACTTTGAAGGAGAGTGCTTGAGAGACAGGTTAGgtgttctgtctctctctctctctctctctctctctctctctctcacacacacacacacacacacgatgctCCTTCTGTAAACTTATTTTTCACTAAATGCCTTATTCATGGAAAAAATTCCTCCCTAGTTTTATACGGCAATACATTTTGTCTCTGCTTATCATACCCCCATGCCAGTTGTCAGAAACAACTgggtttatacattttaaaactggaaaatgcTCATATTTTTACTATAACATCCTAATTTTCATATTTTGCATTTTGTCATCCATATTTTCTGCATAATTGAAGAAATACGGCACATATACTGTGGCATATTTTTGTGTTGACTTATTGCACAATAAactttttccttatttctaaGTAATTCTCACATATACTGATTTTATTTGTTGTCTTATAATTAtgatcatttccattttttttggtAGAATGGAACATGTCAAAATTTTTGCGCAAATCTCTTTGTTTCTGAGGAATTCTATGCATACACTCAATGTGAATTCCGTAGATAGAATGTCTGAGCCACAGAGGATGGGCATCTTCGTCGCCCTCGCTGCCTGCTGCAGCATCCAGATGGACTATGAATGGATGCAGCAGAGATGCAGTGTGCAAGTGCTTCACAGCCTTACACGCTTTACCTTTAAAGACATATTTTGGCCAGCTCAGTAGGTGAAAAACAGTGCCTCAAATTTAATTTGTGGCTTGCTTACAAATAAGAATTATCTTCTTTTTGCATGTTTTGGTAGCTTCTAATTTTATCCTCTACTAATTTTTATAACTTCCCTCACTCATctgtcctatttttaaaataattttgaataagcTCTGTGTTAGGCATCTTGTTTATCAAAATTTTGATGTAAATGTTTTCACAATATTTTGCTGCTTTTTAGAACTTGTACAGACATCTTACATCTGTATATTTTAATGTgatagcctttttaaaaattttctgtaaGATACCAaagttaaaatacatatttatccaTAATCTCTTAAAGCAGTTTGCTATTTTTTCtgctattttgactttttttctagTAATTTAGTGTTGTAGTTTGGTATTAAATCCGTTAGTCCTGGAGTTTATTGTGGAGAATCATGTTATACTAGCCTTaacttctcctttcttctcttactttttccttcCAAAGTGTTGCTAAATATCTAAACCAAATTAATTAGACGattctttttaattcatttgcGTTGAAACATTTACTATATTGTATTGAGTTCCTCATATATAGTTGAATCTATTTTGAGACTGctttttttcattgatttattaTCCGATTTATctgcattaaatattttaaggaattttgTAATAAAGTGAGCTTCAATATCTAGTAGGGTGAGAATGCCTCATTCTCCTTCAACCTTGTCtgttagtactcttgcctataaatttattattaaaaataaaccctAGCTCGCCTATTCCAAGAGGATATAGACCCATTACAGCagatttaagaaggaaaaaactgAGTAAGAAATGAATAACTCCCTAAGTCCCACTTCCCCAAAATATgttctattaatatattaatattttaaaatttcatcccaTGTGAATGTTTTCTCACATTTGTGTTTCTAAGGCATCCAAAAAGGATATACTCACAAAAATTCTTCCCCAAATAACTTTCAATGTTTAGAAAATTTGGAGAATAACTGAAAATTCTAACCAATGAATAAGAATCCACCCAGTTTCCATAGCACAGATGTAATCACTATTATCAATATCCTGGTTTATCTCAGATTTTTATAGAACTTTAATGTAGCgtatatatggtatataatatttatgtatgtatatcgTGTATATATACAGTACAAACTGCATATATATGTAGAGAATATACATTGTATATTTAGTTACATATGCAGTACTTAGTTACATATATATCTCTATGTCTCTCTCTACATATACTTATAGCATTCATAGATCCCAGAGGAAAAATTTAAAGATGAGAAACTCAATGACAGTTATTATCAGCAAGTCTTGTCAGTAAAATTGACTTGAATGTTCCATCCTTTCAAGCAGAGAAAATGTCCATTTTGCTTAGCActactttaaaatttgtttatgtaTATACCAAGAAGTTTGTATGAAGCTACatgattttcctttgttttccgtTTGGTAAGGAATTGAGGAGGTTTGGCAATTGAGGAGGTTCTATGCAGTTTGAATCTATGGAACTTTCTTTGGTTCTTGATTCCATTCTAGTTGTGACTTATTTTAAGTAAAGCTCAAAAGCCTTAGGTTATCCCTTTTAGTTTATATTAGTTATCTATATATGTTTAGATACATTTAATTGGAATTTTATAAAGCCTGTAACTGAGGAAAAATGAATTTtcacattttgaatttatctatTCAAGAATTTTTAATACCTATGTTAAATATAGAAGTTTAAATTCCACAATAAGGCAGTTTTCCTTATATAGGTTTCACTATTTTTcatgattaatttaaaaatgttactgtTACTTTGGAGCCTTGGCATTTTCAAATTGCTtgttaaactgttttaaaaaatacagttttcaaGTAAATGATGTATAGTATTTGACCTCACACTTATTTTTAAGCCACACCAGGGCACTTAGTGGATTTATAACTAACAGAATTATAATATTCTTCTAGATTTTTCCTAGAATATTCTGCTTTCTCATGTCAGTTTTGTCATCATTTTATAACCATGCTCAGAAGTTTCACAGCTAAATATGGTTAAGTAATATACCAGAATGTTACCCATTCTTATTTTCCTATAAATCCAACCCAGATTTCAGCAGGCATCTCAATTTTATTTGGTATATATTCAATTTGTAAGTAAATTCCAGTATGTTGTGGGCTAGAAAGTCTGACCTCTCCAGAACACAGCAAGCCTAGTTCTTTCAGTATCTGATACTCATCACAGATCACCTAGGAAGGTTCTTTTCATTTGTGTGCAGGCTATCTGTACAACTAAATAGTAGAGACTTCTGTGGTCTGGTCCCATTTCTCCCATTGTACAGTCATCATGATACTTGCCCCCTGTAGGTATTCCATGAACATGCATGAATTAATTTAGGGCTCAATATGAAATAAGATGGGATGATTTAGGAATGATTTGGGATCAGCttgcttcccccatggctcagccataaagaatctacctgcaaagtaGGGGGcacagaagacgcaggttcaatgcctgggctgagatgatcccctggaagaggaaatggcaacccactccagtattcttgcctgaaaaatcccacggacagaggaacctggcgggctacagtccaaagggtcacaaaagaattggacacagctgagcgactgagcgcccAGCACCAAGTGACATCATCGGGGGGGGGGAGGGATTTTCCcatatttcttcatttgtcaAGTTTTGATCAAAGGCTCtcttatgaaatttttaaaacttgaccTTTTAAAGAACTGCTTAACCAAAGAAGAGCTTGATCAGAAGACTCAAGTCCCAGGGGTGTGATCTGGAAACTCCTTGCCTCGGACTCTCTCGCTACCCCAGGCAGAGGCAGTATTTGGGCCCATTGAAAAGCCAGAGAAGCTCCCCTATTCAGCGACTTCTTCAACTATAATTACATggattgttaaaatttttttaaattttaattgacgTATTCTTTACATACTCAGAAAAGGGCACGTATCTTCAAGTCAGTGAAATTCACAGACTGCACGTCAGTACAAGAAGGGCAGCACCCCCATCAGCCTGCATCCCAGTTAGCACTCCTTgcagacacccccaccccacccaggagCAAAAGCACTGCTTTCACTTAAGTCTAGAATTTGGTGCTAGGGCTCCAGTTTTGCTTTTCTTAACTATGTTGTGTTTCAAATGAACGTCTTAGCAAGTTTCCTATGTTTCATAAGAATTTCTGACTGTAGTCTAACAAACAGAAATGTGGGGAAATCCAGGAGTAAAATTGCCAAATGGCTTATAATAGCCAGAAATTCACTTTTCAGCCCATAAGTGTATTTGGAGGTagccctaattaaaaaaaaaaaaaaaaaaaccctgaagtgACACAGCTTTGAAGATGTTATGCATGAATGTTTCTTCATTGATGGAGTCACAGTGATCCATGTATTGAACCTGAACTTAACTGTGATTCTCTTCATAAGAATCTAAAGATAATCAGCTTGAGAGTCCATCAAGAAAGTGAATTCTTCCAAATGCGTTTCTACTCAACTCTAACAGTTCACTAATAAAATGAGATGACCTTTTGCTGTCTCCCTTGTTCAGTAGGGAATTTAAAAGTTATCGGAAACTCATGTGTTTCAGATtatggaaagacaaaaatatttttattaatatttattatacttgtctcaattttaataacaaaaatagtgGTGAAAGCATGAggattttaaagaaagtaaaaacaagagcagaaaaataattgCTCATATTTTATCTTGCAAATATTTCCTATAAGAGTCAGACCATTCTACtttgtatttctcatttttaacataaacttcttgaaattattttagaattacAGAAAACTCACAGTAATGGTGCAGTGAGTTCCCTTATGACCCCATCCAGTTCCCTCCGAAGTTAGCATCTTATGCCACCTTGGTGCCTTTGTCACAACATAGAGGCCAACACTGGGATTTAACTAAActcctgaaagtgttagttgctcagtcatggctgactcttgcaaccccatgaactgtagctcaccaggctgctgtgtccatgggattctccaggcaagaaagctggagtgggttgccctgccctcctccaggggatctttccaattcagggattgcatctgggtctcctgcactgtaagcagattctttactgtctgagccaacagagaagccctgACTTTGAATTTCACCAGCTTTTCCCCTAATGTCTATGTATGTTCCAGGAGCCATCCAGGACACCACaatgcatttgattttttttttaaatcagagttttgaatataataaatatgaGTGCATgcgtgcccagtcatgtctgactctttgcaacccagtgaaatgtagcacaccaggctcccctgtccatagggttttccaggtaagaacactggagtgggttgccatttcctcctctaggggatcttcttgacccaggaatcaagtcTGCATTTCCAACATTGGcacgtgaattctttaccactgagccacctctaCCTCCTTAATACACATAAATTAATGCCTAATATGGTAACTTAAATATTTCCCTGGGGTAAACATTTCTATTGTTAAACATAactgtacatgctaagtcacttcagtcatgtccaactctttgtgacccccctggactgtagcccaccgggctcctctgtccatgggattctccagcaagaatgctggtgtgggttgccatttcctcctccagggggtcctcctgaccgaacccacatctctcggcctcctgcgctggcaggtggtttctttaccattagtgccacctggggaaacagaaatatatcaatactgggttgttgttgttgttttttttttttttttgagtcttgaAATCCATAGTCCACTTCCCTTGCAAGAAAAGACGGGATGTCTGAGGGGTCTGTAGCATCCAGTCTTTGCTTTATAGACATTTCGGTCTCAGCTGTAACTTTCAAGGCTGTAAAAGGCGTGTTGCAAGTATGCAGTGTGTAACTCAACCATCCATTCTGTCCCCAAATGGGCCTGCAGCCTCTTACCCAGCAAGGGCGTGTTCTTTCCTAGAACAGAAACAGATGGTTGCTGTTATGGTGATCTTTGACCAGAGCCTTCcctgtgtgttgtttttcttgTCCCCTGCTTCAATAAGGAGAGACTTCTTTTCAGTGTTGCAAGAGCTGGCTTCTGTTCAATTTCcacaaaagtatttaaaatgcaaatagtgACCTGATAACCACATCTCTGAACCCTGTTCTTATCAAGTTTAAAGTTTTGGGAAACTGAAGAGCCAGGAAGCAGATCAACCAGGGTAGCCAGAAGTGGTATTGTGTCTCTTCCAACCTTCCCTAACCTCAGAGGTTCCTAACACTGTGCTGGTTGTTGGGTATTGATCAGAGAACAAACAGATGAAAGTTTCCTGCCCATGGGATATCACATTGCAGTGAGGTGGGAAGCCACAGAAAATAGTCAATAAACATAATTGATGAGTAAATTATAATACTTGAAAATAGCAAATACATTGCAAAAGTGAACATTTTAAGGCAAGCTTAAGAGAACCAGCAGAGTTAAGGGTGAGGAAGGGCAAGGGGATGTGTCTCTATTTCAAATAAGAGAGGCCAGGGTAAGTCTTTCTATCTAATTCCCGAAAGCTCAATTGTTATTTATacttttcaacattaaaaaacttcaGACATGCGTAGCtttcccatgtggcacagtggtaaagaatccaatgcaggggacacaggagactcaggttcaactcctgggttgggaagattctctggaggaggaaatagcaacccactctggtattcttgcctgggaaatcccatggacagaggagcctggtgggctacagtccgtggcgtCACTCAGCACACATGAACACATAggtattttagaaataaagtcaTAATGTTGAGGGATGCATTCTCATTAATAGTTCTATAAAAATGGATGATATTCATTTTAATGGTTAATTGCACTTTTCATGGGTCAAGTCCTACTTACACCATCTGTGTTGGTCAGCTGCTCTTTTGTTGTGGTgggatttcctttttaaaacgtATCCGCATTTCTGAGGAGTTAGAGAAACAGACTTTTCTCAAAATAGAGGAAATGCTTACTGTGTAAAGCTCTGAGCTAGGCATTCCGGAACATAGAGAAAAGGGGAGAGATGAGTTCCATGTGAAAGCTCTGGGTTTGGCCCTGTGGACGCAGGATTATCATTTGCCCTATTAATAAACCCAGGAGATTGGCATTGCTGTCTGCACTTTAGATGAGCGAATTGAAGCCCAGACGTAGTCAGTCCCTCCTACCAGCAACCCACTATTGAGTTGGAGACTAAGCTAGTGTTGCTTGAGCAACTCAGGATTCACTAAGAGGACAACCGAGGAGTGAGAGGTGAGTGTGTGTGGCGAGGGTAAAGAAACAGGTTCGGGGCGTGTGAACCTTGGGGATCACTGTGGCGTCCAGGCGGAAATGTCCCCCGGGGACTTTAACGTGCAACAGCCAACTATGCGATTTATTGCTACCTCTCTCCAGATAGTCAGCTGTGTTTCTGCTTTCGGTTTTACCTTCCTTGACTTCAGACCTGTTGGCACGTTGTGTCATGAAGCTAATGTTCTTCACTGTGAAGTTAGGTTGCCCAGTGCCTCCTGAGTATTCCTctttaataaagagaaatatcctaaaataatacaaagaagtcATGACGAGAGAAAAAGCATATCCTGTGGAGATGATGACTCAATGGAAGAACTGGTAACTTTAAGTTAAAATACTGACCGTTTGCAAAATTAAACATGAAGATagcgttttttgtttttgctattttattcttggggcttccctggtggctcagtggcgaaGAGTCCACCTGTCAGCGCAGGCGATGCGATTTCGATCCctgagccgggaagatcccctggagaaggcaatggcaactcactccagtgttcttgcctgggaaatcccatggacagtagagtctggagggctacagaccatggggtcacaaaagagtcagacacgacttggcgactaaacaacagcagtttTATTCTTAGTGCTTAAGAGGCTGTGCAGAGGGCTACCATCTCACATGCCCTGTGTTGCCTCAGGCATAGACCAAGAGTGGTGCATGGCAATGTACAGCTAATCCAAGACTCTTTTTCTGCACATATACATGTAGACCACGTTCAGATATATTTCTTTACTTCTATCAGTTATATTTATTTCTACTGCATTTTACCAGCTTCACTCCAAGCCCTCCTAAAAGTCAGCACCActttcttccctccccagggccaTTATGGTGctgccatctttctgaattcacCAGAATTGAGAGGCtgcttctattattattttttaattctccttCAAACACATATACCCATTAGtcagaaacttttaaatttttcttgacaGTTTGTTTTGGTTGCTCCAGTTACGTAATTGCTTTTTAGACCAAATCGCCCACATTACTATGTTTATTACCAGTCAACAGCTGAATCTTGACTCTCGTTCTCCCTTTGTGGTAACTGATTCTACACATAGACACATGGGTGATCTTTCTCAAGCACAAAATGTGTTAGGCAAGCCCCTCTCAAGATTAAAAATtcctaaatttgttttctgttttataccaGGTCAAAAACAAACTTCTCAATTTAGTTCTCcagaaattcttttaaaactctttcaaCTCATATTGTTTCCTAAGCTACAAATAAGTAACTTAACAAAATTTGCTGGCAAGGCAAACTGCTTATCTGTGATAATCAAACTTTATAATCCTGTTCCCACTCTTCAAATTTTGTACTCCCACTCTGAGAGAAATGTTTATCCCCAAACCATGACTTCTTCGATTTCTTCATAATCTATGCCCAGCATTAGGTCAACATGTGCATCTTTAAGGGGTTTCTCCTAATTAAATTTTTACAGCCACTGATTATTTATTCAAAACTAACTCAAGCAAAGGGTTTCCTGTGTGGCACTAGTGTTTAAGAGCCCTCCctcctatcaatgcaggagactaagagatgtgggttggggagattccctggagaaggaaatggcaacccagtattcttgtctggagaatcccatggacaggggagcctggtggactcctggagggctacagtccatagggccacaaagagttggacatgactgaagtgacttagtatgcaagcagctcaaaaaaataaataaatcaaattccTACATTTGTCCTGACTTCCGTATACTGAACGTTAGGCATCACTTTCagagtcttcatttttaaaacatgcacAGTGTAATGTGTAAGAagacagaggagagaagaaagagaaaagaaaatgaaggatgGACATTTCATTCAGACTGAAGAGCTTGGAAGAAGTTTCTAGAGTGAGATGAGTAAGAACTGTGGGAGCAGGATATGGACAGAATACGGACAGTCATGGACAGAACATGTGCAGCGGGAAAAGTTCAGGGTGGGCTGCTTCTGGGACCACACACAATATGCAATACCTGCGTGCCTTATGGTAGATTCTATTCGGTTTAGCTTTGTGGAAATAAGGTCTAAGAAACTGATTCCGCTTTGAAAGGGCTTGATTCCAACACAGAATGCAGTACAACAGCtatttgtttgttctttgttaagtcgtgtctgactctttgtgacctcatggactgtagcccagcaggctcctctgtccatgggatt
Encoded here:
- the TNFSF13B gene encoding tumor necrosis factor ligand superfamily member 13B isoform X4; its protein translation is MDDSTGEQSRLSCPQTREEMKLKEGGSVLPQEESPSGRCSKDGKLLAVTLLLAASSSCLTVLAFCWVASLQAELGSLRAELRGRPGAPQAGAAAPREAPGVTPALKRIFAPPAPGESNSSQSGRSKRALQEAEETVTQDCLQLIADSDTPTIRKGAYTFVPWLLSFKRGRALEEKENKILVKETGYFFIYGQASRSWRKEMNSNWQYPGRTLRYREMETARFSEP
- the TNFSF13B gene encoding tumor necrosis factor ligand superfamily member 13B isoform X3, with product MDDSTGEQSRLSCPQTREEMKLKEGGSVLPQEESPSGRCSKDGKLLAVTLLLAASSSCLTVLAFCWVASLQAELGSLRAELRGRPGAPQAGAAAPREAPGVTPALKQRIFAPPAPGESNSSQSGRSKRALQEAEETVTQDCLQLIADSDTPTIRKGAYTFVPWLLSFKRGRALEEKENKILVKETGYFFIYGQASRSWRKEMNSNWQYPGRTLRYREMETARFSEP